One Nicotiana sylvestris chromosome 12, ASM39365v2, whole genome shotgun sequence genomic window carries:
- the LOC138883589 gene encoding uncharacterized protein, with protein sequence MIQHPDKNYIDPIPVRIHNQPTYCANVEEEADIKPWFHDIKEYLSKGEYPKHANHAQKCTLRRLSNHFFHSGGNLYRRTPNLGLLRCVNAKESSKLLEDVHVGTCGPHMNGFILAKKIFRAGYFGMTMDTDCIKYIHKCFQCQVHADMIKVPPNELNATRSPWPFTA encoded by the coding sequence atgatacaacatccagacaagaactacattgatcccattccagtaaggatccataatcagccgacaTATTGCGCCAatgtcgaggaagaagccgatataaagccttggttccatgacatcaaggagtacttatcaaaaggagaatacccgaagCATGCAAACCAcgctcagaaatgcacactccggagattgtctaATCACTTCTTCCATAGTGGAGGAaacctgtatagaagaactcccaATCTGGGATTACTAAGATGTGTCAACGCGAAGGAatcttctaagctacttgaggatgtgcatgttgggacctgtggtccgcacatgaatggtttcatcttgGCAAAGAAGATATTCAGGGCAGGTTACTTTGGCATGACCATGGATACGGATTGCATTAAGTATATccacaaatgctttcaatgtcaagtacatgccgatatgataaaagtaccgccaaacgagctcaatgcaacaagatcaccttggccattcaccgcttag